A single genomic interval of Parvularcula marina harbors:
- a CDS encoding ATP-binding cassette domain-containing protein has protein sequence MLNRLTRSLPFVNGPHGHEDEVAVAPVSAEALPVPLSIAEALSRISDQYVESGIPVGADEHDLPRDIAGPETIALMSERLGLNVRFETISRKTQRKLPPVSIALTKTGGAYILTESLKGVFIEGKSGKLDTQLAALEPFLSGRLIIPNLENNAVRRLLGQANSAANSFADEHRTTILGQSLRTLWNDHRPLLIQLATAAILTNMFLIALPLFIMSVYDRIIPHSAIESLQTLALGITIILLADLGVRYARLKFVDALGLSLSSRIQRKIYQQILFAPMAKSPKSSSALTSLQGEIDNFTLLLPEVLAGIVADALFSITVLMIVFMIGGPVVFGPIAGMMIVVALIASTANATMRQNKISMSLRSATTQQMNETIDSLSSIKSTGAEYNLLARYERLTGLSAGQLHLTRHKARFASNAASIIIQLTIVGTVVLSVFRISGGMMSIGSMAAITILVGRAVMPIAQLTDNICKLLGTAAVINRTLADLPEEEPSARDLTSNRRSFSGKIATRSVSYTHPDTERPALEGMNLEINAGERIALVGRNGSGKSTLLRLLSCIYAPSTGTMLYDDHEASQYGARFLRRQIGYLDQDVVLVQGSLRDNICLGLTEIDEQQLARAVQLSGVDRFARLHPQGYGMNVGPRGSALSAGEKQSVGLARLFMRDCRVLVLDEPTSMMDQSAEAHIIEALKALPSDITIIVSTHRLRLLNAVDRVITLDAGRIVKDSTVKELMAMQAPAKSAANS, from the coding sequence ATGCTGAACCGGCTCACCAGATCCCTGCCTTTTGTGAATGGGCCGCATGGCCATGAGGATGAAGTCGCGGTGGCCCCTGTGTCGGCCGAAGCGCTCCCTGTGCCGCTGTCGATCGCAGAGGCTCTCTCACGCATCTCCGATCAGTATGTGGAGTCCGGCATTCCGGTTGGCGCAGACGAGCATGACCTACCCCGAGATATCGCAGGCCCCGAGACCATCGCGCTCATGTCTGAGCGGCTCGGCCTGAATGTCCGTTTCGAGACCATTTCACGCAAGACGCAGCGCAAATTGCCGCCCGTCTCTATCGCGCTGACCAAAACCGGCGGTGCTTATATCCTGACCGAAAGCCTCAAAGGGGTTTTCATCGAAGGGAAATCCGGCAAGCTCGATACGCAGCTAGCCGCGCTTGAGCCCTTCCTCTCTGGCCGGCTGATCATTCCCAATCTTGAGAATAATGCTGTCCGCCGCCTTCTGGGTCAGGCGAATTCCGCCGCCAACTCATTTGCTGATGAGCACCGTACGACCATTCTCGGCCAGTCGCTCCGTACCCTCTGGAATGATCACCGGCCGCTGCTGATCCAGCTCGCCACCGCCGCGATCCTGACCAACATGTTCCTGATCGCACTGCCGCTCTTCATCATGTCGGTTTATGATCGGATCATTCCGCATTCGGCCATTGAGAGCCTTCAGACACTGGCGCTGGGGATCACCATCATCCTGCTCGCCGATTTAGGGGTGAGATATGCACGCCTGAAATTCGTCGATGCGCTCGGCCTGTCCCTGTCTTCACGGATCCAGCGGAAGATCTACCAGCAGATCCTTTTCGCCCCCATGGCGAAATCGCCCAAATCCTCTTCCGCGCTGACGAGCCTGCAAGGCGAGATCGATAATTTCACGCTCCTCTTGCCGGAAGTTCTCGCCGGAATCGTCGCTGATGCGCTCTTTTCCATCACGGTTCTGATGATCGTCTTCATGATCGGTGGGCCTGTCGTATTTGGCCCGATTGCCGGGATGATGATCGTCGTGGCGCTGATTGCCAGCACGGCCAATGCGACCATGCGCCAGAACAAGATTTCGATGAGCCTGCGCAGCGCCACAACGCAGCAGATGAACGAGACCATCGACTCGCTTTCCAGCATCAAATCGACGGGAGCAGAGTATAACCTGCTCGCCCGCTATGAACGCCTGACCGGGCTTTCCGCCGGGCAGCTTCATCTGACCCGCCACAAGGCGCGTTTTGCCTCCAACGCTGCCAGCATCATCATTCAGCTGACCATTGTCGGCACGGTGGTCCTGAGCGTCTTCCGCATCAGTGGCGGGATGATGTCGATCGGCAGCATGGCCGCCATCACGATCCTTGTCGGCCGCGCGGTCATGCCGATTGCGCAGCTCACCGACAATATCTGCAAACTGCTTGGCACGGCCGCGGTCATCAACAGAACGCTGGCTGATCTTCCCGAAGAGGAGCCGAGCGCCCGTGACCTGACCAGTAACCGCCGGTCCTTTTCGGGCAAGATTGCTACACGGTCCGTCAGCTACACCCATCCGGACACGGAGAGGCCCGCCCTTGAGGGAATGAACCTTGAGATCAATGCCGGTGAACGGATCGCCCTTGTTGGCCGGAACGGCAGCGGCAAAAGTACCCTCCTCCGGCTTCTCTCATGTATCTATGCGCCCAGCACCGGGACCATGCTTTATGACGACCACGAAGCAAGCCAATACGGCGCCCGTTTCTTACGCCGTCAGATCGGCTATCTCGATCAGGATGTCGTCCTCGTGCAAGGCAGCCTGCGCGACAATATCTGCCTGGGGCTGACGGAAATCGACGAGCAGCAACTGGCCCGCGCCGTTCAGCTCTCCGGTGTCGACCGGTTCGCGCGGCTGCACCCGCAAGGCTACGGCATGAATGTCGGCCCGCGGGGCTCTGCCCTTTCCGCTGGAGAGAAACAGTCAGTCGGTCTTGCCCGCCTTTTCATGAGGGATTGCCGTGTTCTAGTGCTCGATGAGCCGACCTCGATGATGGATCAATCGGCAGAAGCCCATATCATCGAAGCGCTCAAGGCCCTGCCAAGTGACATCACGATTATCGTCAGCACCCATCGCCTTCGGCTTCTGAATGCCGTTGATCGCGTGATCACGCTTGATGCCGGACGGATCGTGAAAGATTCAACTGTCAAGGAATTGATGGCGATGCAGGCGCCTGCGAAAAGCGCCGCCAACAGCTAA
- a CDS encoding TolC family protein has product MSALHQAVAATSLILQDNSDESDELASLIAEASAGPVALEYVPPADDGKFFAEARLAENSTAENRASRKKALRGQPRRIDPIVNDEDAGGDAPLQEDEPEERLLELDQPVEAAAPAPMPAAAPVINEAEESEKRRSILQRFSFDLHRDDEEEQPSGPELIVQRESLHDGDAEQYQKALEPIVTKSTLKRDDINQYFIAPPDNSGDQMRLEDVLIYTLSNSPRIGAARWRAEDARYAVRASRADMMPQVQLGGASGVEGTHLEGQPRVSILQRSEAYVRIRQRIFDFGRTSNSIKRAKSLQYARELEKRDTVEDTAVAAINAYLNLISAEQLVASSEENITAHEDIVSLVQKNFDAGNISEAELKRAMTRLDRARTNLIDLQNRRQRAIGDFRRITGLEPGPLVVPAMDLSQAYELKSENMDEFLQHNPAMQALLREMQSIRHQSRAVARESLPDIDLQVSTAYKENILGAESWASDARAMVTATWQAYDGGQSSAKRGQLNARENETRQLLLELRGELKQDAYNIISVLQTSQDKRDILREQVDASERVVELYKKQFEAGRRSLLDLLDAQSDLSVAREELIVTTFENTSASIGSLRIQNILLEYLIGEYDLPGALNR; this is encoded by the coding sequence GTGTCTGCGCTGCATCAGGCTGTGGCGGCTACATCGCTGATACTTCAGGATAATTCTGATGAAAGTGACGAGCTCGCTTCGCTGATTGCCGAGGCGAGTGCAGGGCCAGTCGCGCTCGAATATGTCCCGCCTGCCGACGACGGAAAGTTCTTCGCCGAAGCCCGCCTCGCCGAGAATTCAACGGCAGAGAATCGCGCCTCGCGCAAGAAAGCACTTCGGGGACAGCCGCGCCGGATAGATCCCATCGTCAATGACGAAGATGCAGGCGGCGACGCTCCCCTGCAGGAAGACGAGCCGGAAGAGCGATTGCTGGAGCTGGATCAGCCTGTGGAGGCAGCGGCTCCCGCGCCGATGCCAGCAGCTGCACCCGTCATCAATGAAGCAGAAGAGTCCGAGAAAAGGCGCTCAATCCTGCAGCGTTTCTCTTTCGATCTTCATCGGGATGATGAGGAAGAACAGCCGAGCGGCCCCGAACTCATCGTTCAGCGCGAAAGCCTGCATGATGGGGATGCGGAGCAATATCAGAAAGCGCTGGAGCCGATCGTTACCAAGTCGACGCTCAAACGGGATGACATCAATCAGTATTTTATCGCACCTCCGGACAATTCTGGTGACCAGATGCGGCTCGAAGATGTCCTGATCTATACGCTGTCGAACAGCCCACGGATCGGAGCAGCTCGCTGGCGGGCAGAAGATGCGCGCTATGCCGTGCGCGCAAGCAGGGCCGACATGATGCCGCAAGTCCAGCTTGGCGGGGCAAGCGGCGTTGAGGGGACGCATCTGGAAGGACAGCCACGCGTCAGCATTCTCCAGCGGTCTGAAGCCTATGTCCGTATACGCCAGCGGATCTTTGACTTTGGCCGCACATCGAACAGCATCAAGCGGGCAAAATCCCTGCAATATGCTCGTGAACTGGAAAAGCGCGACACGGTTGAAGACACAGCCGTCGCTGCGATCAACGCCTATCTCAACCTCATCAGCGCCGAACAGCTTGTGGCTTCAAGCGAGGAAAACATCACAGCGCATGAGGATATCGTCTCGCTCGTTCAGAAGAACTTCGATGCAGGGAATATCTCCGAGGCGGAGTTGAAACGGGCGATGACCCGGCTCGACCGTGCCCGGACCAATCTCATCGACCTGCAGAACCGTCGGCAACGCGCGATCGGAGATTTCCGACGGATTACAGGGTTGGAGCCGGGACCGCTCGTCGTGCCGGCCATGGATCTCAGCCAGGCTTACGAGCTCAAATCCGAAAACATGGACGAGTTCCTTCAACACAATCCCGCGATGCAGGCGCTGTTGCGCGAGATGCAGTCGATCCGGCACCAATCCCGTGCGGTAGCAAGAGAAAGCCTGCCCGATATCGATCTGCAGGTTTCGACGGCGTACAAGGAAAATATCCTTGGGGCGGAAAGCTGGGCGTCCGATGCAAGGGCAATGGTGACGGCGACGTGGCAGGCCTATGATGGCGGCCAGTCTTCCGCAAAACGAGGCCAGTTGAATGCGCGGGAGAATGAGACCCGCCAGCTTCTTCTAGAGCTGCGTGGCGAGCTCAAACAGGACGCCTACAACATCATCTCCGTCCTGCAGACGAGCCAGGACAAACGCGATATCCTCCGGGAACAAGTCGATGCCAGCGAACGGGTCGTGGAGCTTTACAAAAAGCAGTTCGAGGCCGGGCGGCGCTCACTCCTTGATCTGCTGGATGCCCAATCCGACCTTTCGGTCGCTCGCGAAGAGCTGATTGTCACGACTTTTGAGAATACGAGCGCCTCAATCGGCAGTCTGCGGATCCAGAATATCCTGCTCGAATACCTCATCGGCGAATATGACCTTCCGGGTGCCCTCAATCGTTAA
- a CDS encoding HlyD family type I secretion periplasmic adaptor subunit produces the protein MLNLDKTEGSGQETDPLADPVHAITTEVSASFVRIVAVVFGAILVWAAVCQVDRVTRGSGRIVSQERNALIQHLEGGIISQVLVQEGDYVQKGQVMMRIESSFAEAEFASQKVALGNALIRKRRLQAEANGQEELDFLDLPFEVAQDQISQQARLFERRLQTQKETLSVLNEQVAQRRVELSEKQSALTSKRRERELMSERLESLRGLAAEGAVARNDLIKSETEYQQLEAQVSELEHQVQQNDASLSEVKSRKREAEASFRSEAERELAETEAEISRLEQSIAALTDRRQRFDVSAPTSGRINKLYFNTVNGVVRPGQTLAEIVPENAPIAVEAKIAPKDRAKVYTGLKAIVKVSAYDFTRYGGMEGEVIEVSPDALQDEQGNTYFRVMIEAAGDQFGDGNPIVPGMLAEVDIISGQQRVLDYVLRPVKRIQANALRE, from the coding sequence GTGCTGAATTTAGACAAGACAGAGGGCTCCGGGCAGGAAACGGATCCGCTCGCAGATCCTGTTCATGCCATTACCACTGAGGTCAGTGCCTCCTTCGTCCGTATCGTGGCGGTCGTATTCGGGGCAATCCTTGTCTGGGCGGCGGTCTGTCAGGTCGACCGCGTGACGAGGGGCAGTGGGCGGATCGTCTCGCAGGAGCGGAACGCCCTTATCCAGCACCTTGAAGGCGGGATTATCAGTCAGGTGCTCGTTCAGGAAGGTGACTATGTCCAGAAGGGGCAGGTCATGATGCGGATCGAAAGCAGCTTTGCCGAAGCTGAATTCGCCTCGCAGAAAGTGGCTCTGGGCAATGCGCTGATCCGTAAGCGCCGCCTGCAGGCGGAGGCGAATGGCCAGGAAGAACTCGACTTCCTCGACCTGCCTTTCGAGGTGGCTCAGGACCAGATATCCCAGCAGGCACGGCTCTTTGAGCGCCGTCTTCAGACGCAAAAAGAAACGCTGTCTGTGCTGAACGAACAGGTTGCCCAGCGCCGGGTCGAATTGTCCGAGAAACAATCTGCCCTGACGAGCAAGCGCCGCGAGCGTGAATTGATGTCCGAACGCCTTGAGAGCCTGCGCGGGCTGGCGGCCGAAGGCGCTGTCGCGCGGAATGATCTCATCAAGTCAGAGACTGAATACCAGCAATTGGAAGCGCAGGTTTCCGAGCTGGAGCACCAGGTCCAGCAAAACGATGCGTCCCTTTCTGAGGTCAAAAGCCGCAAGCGCGAAGCTGAAGCGAGCTTCCGATCCGAAGCGGAACGCGAGCTTGCCGAAACCGAAGCCGAGATCTCCCGGCTTGAGCAATCGATCGCGGCCCTGACGGATCGCCGCCAGCGCTTCGATGTCAGTGCGCCTACCAGTGGACGGATCAACAAGCTCTACTTCAACACCGTGAACGGGGTCGTGCGCCCCGGCCAGACGCTTGCCGAGATCGTGCCGGAAAATGCGCCAATCGCTGTTGAAGCCAAGATCGCGCCGAAAGACCGTGCCAAGGTTTACACCGGCCTCAAGGCCATCGTGAAGGTCAGCGCCTATGACTTCACCCGCTATGGCGGCATGGAAGGGGAGGTCATCGAGGTCTCACCCGATGCGCTGCAGGACGAACAGGGGAACACCTATTTCCGCGTCATGATTGAAGCGGCAGGTGACCAGTTCGGCGACGGCAATCCCATCGTGCCGGGCATGCTGGCGGAGGTCGACATCATCTCTGGTCAACAGCGTGTCCTCGACTATGTCCTGCGCCCCGTAAAACGGATTCAGGCCAATGCCTTACGCGAATAG
- a CDS encoding GntR family transcriptional regulator, which yields MTAQDVAEESAMKKKQSAAEMPKPVEGSAPINASAHTPLYHQAYLVLRDRIVGGDYPFNTVLPSEAKLCEEFDVSRITIRRALNELAEEGYVTRQQGRGTTVCYEMHARAPKANFDGLIENLLIVGKRTEIELLAFEMRKAEAIVASALELREGDLVQYVVRRRRLSGAPFSHVVSYVPGDIAKGIGRKDLSAKPLLAILEARGVHMTSARQTVTAVAASPDLASALEVEVGVPLTRVTRIVHDQNKRAVEYIVAHYRPDKYVFEINLRRAEDSHERKWIA from the coding sequence GTGACTGCGCAGGACGTGGCGGAAGAATCAGCAATGAAGAAAAAGCAGTCTGCGGCTGAGATGCCAAAACCGGTCGAGGGGTCGGCGCCCATCAATGCGTCAGCACACACACCGCTTTATCATCAGGCGTATCTTGTGCTGCGCGACCGCATCGTCGGCGGCGATTATCCTTTCAACACAGTTCTGCCTAGCGAGGCGAAACTCTGCGAAGAATTTGACGTCTCGCGGATCACGATCCGCCGGGCCCTCAATGAACTGGCCGAAGAGGGGTATGTCACGCGCCAGCAGGGGCGGGGCACGACCGTTTGCTATGAGATGCATGCGCGGGCGCCCAAGGCCAATTTCGACGGGCTCATCGAGAATCTACTGATCGTCGGCAAACGAACGGAAATTGAGCTTCTGGCATTTGAAATGCGCAAGGCAGAGGCGATCGTCGCGTCAGCGCTGGAGCTGAGAGAAGGCGATCTTGTTCAATATGTTGTCCGCCGCCGGCGTTTGTCTGGCGCGCCATTCTCCCATGTTGTCAGCTATGTTCCAGGCGACATCGCAAAAGGCATTGGCCGCAAGGATCTGAGCGCCAAGCCGCTCCTCGCGATTCTCGAGGCAAGAGGCGTGCATATGACAAGCGCCCGCCAGACCGTCACGGCGGTGGCCGCGTCACCGGATCTGGCGTCAGCGCTTGAAGTGGAAGTCGGTGTTCCGCTGACCCGCGTGACGCGGATCGTGCACGATCAGAACAAGCGGGCTGTCGAATATATCGTCGCGCATTACCGGCCGGATAAGTACGTGTTCGAAATAAACCTCAGGCGTGCCGAAGATTCTCATGAGAGAAAGTGGATCGCGTGA